A genomic segment from Daphnia pulex isolate KAP4 chromosome 5, ASM2113471v1 encodes:
- the LOC124195038 gene encoding tyrosine-protein phosphatase Lar-like isoform X4 has translation MERSGRRPWLWFFTCLTLVSLFQLMQCAADGSFTSNHTVNFIDFVKYLTHPPEIVERPKDVAVRSGGIAAFYCRARGEPTPQLSWRKNGRKVSPQSPRYLVIPQPSMSVLRIDSAKAGKDDAKYECVAENGVGDAVVASATLSIYPETDLPSGFPRITSWPAQLPVVEKGRTHLLECGASGIPEPSISWIRDMVPVNLSNPRYQQIASDSKSKGSLQITNSEEEDQGKYECVAENSLGIEISNVSTLHVRVRRVPPYFSMPVQSIHEVKPGSSLNITCVAGGSPMPYVKWRKGLEDLEPEHSLPIGRNILVLEDIQESANYTCVASSKLGQVENTTFVRVEELPYAPSNVRISEITATSVHISWHYDGPPSEAVEFVIQYKPKLAAASEHSEVVGLKTNYYTVQGLNPFTEYEFYVVAVSAIGRGLASTATFVTTGETEPGSAPKNVQVRPLSSTTMVIQWEEPDTPNGQVIGYKVFYTMNPGMPIASWDSQVVDHNPLTTISDLTPHTIYTIRVQAETSVGGGPLSTPVQVKTQHGVPSQPTGLRAIDVSATSVSLEWARPHHTGENVNSYELYWNDTFTKEKHHRPLPVSETYVLNGLQPNTLYYIWLAAKSKRGEGATTPPIPVRTDQYVPTAPPENVRAEPEDSSSVRVMWSPPPVDKQNGHISHYKLYYVEASRPDKEAIEMMLKSPLQDGTEFKLEELKKWTQYRIWLLAGTVVGDGPPSESITVRTQEDVPGDPQKVAVVSVNSTSIRVEWKPPVEKEQYGIIRGYQIHVQEVDAKDAVVGQPLRYDVGAVEEYTIGGLQPDTSYSIQVAALTRKGDGARSAPKKATTPGGVPNRPAVNLKIVKEEPTVSVEVAWSRPTQSYGELKGYRLRYGPKDTSGMPASDNNMIELALDGTQVQHRLIEGLERGLEYEFRVAGRNHIGFGQEAVQVLPTPEGAPSGPPTNITYRFQTPDVVVIRWDVPALEHRNGRVTGYLIQFYKKVDNSVVTERNVSGSMGKAVFTSLEENMDYEFRIYARTNKGSGPFSDRVLFRTERDIVRAPMTVRAMATSFSSVEVWWETVPGRGKVIGYTVFYTMTAVDDLDEWQQKSVPVTGSCELSNLERNSQYAVTVAARTKSGYGRLSDKVTVTVKPEDVPTELRAHSVSTHSMSLSWQQPIRLNPISYKVTFDAVKEFVDSQGITQTQVISPQTSILSQDTLTFSVNELSPFTTYNVNVSAVPPDRSYRPPARITVTTQMAAPLPMVKPDFYGVLNGEEITVILPQASEEYGPISHYLLVVVPEDKRSEHKQPDQFMNSDLIQANSHAGGGGGGGGGGVGGGQQGHGNLKAGTMKPSEERVQPYVAAKFLRRNVPYTFLLGNGEEFEGMLNRKLDKMMRYRVFLRAVVDTPHKHLYTSSPFSDYLALDMREAPAGELPQRPNPNVGNVDSSYVPVPSETEEAGLLWIALATSAVVFVILLVIVAVVCSRKKRRSPKSSDHSSVTKPLMGGVGLADASLSAGGAGAAGASTAVNDPVELRRLNFQTPGMASHPPIIIHDISLHIDALKMNDNLKFSQEYESIETGQQFTWEHSNAEINKPKNRYANVIAYDHSRIILEQVPGVPGSDYINGNFCDGYRKRDAYIATQGPLPESFADFWRMCWEQKTSTIVMMTRLEERARIKCDQYWPSRGSDTYGVVSVMITDVQELATYCVRTFQLHRLGTSEHREIKQLQFTAWPDHGVPDHPAPFLQFLKRVRALNSAEAGPMIVHCSAGVGRTGAFIVIDSMLERLRYENTIDVYGHVTVLRAQRNYMVQTEDQYIFIHDALLEAVTCGDTEIPARSLHAHLQSLMQPCVRGDSGTLSSMTGMQQEFKKLAGIRTHPGRFVSASLPVNKPKNRLVNVLPYESTRVILQPMRGVEGSDYINASFVDGYRYRNAYVATQGPLAETTEDFWRMLWEHNSTIVVMLTKLQEMGQEKCHQYWPSDRSIRYQYVVVEPVTEYNMPQYILREFKMTDARDGQSRTVRQFQFTDWPEEGVPKSGEGFIEFLGQVHKTKEQFGQEGPITVHCSAGVGRTGVFITLSIDLERMQYEGVVDVFQTVRILRTQRPAMVQTEDQYQFCYRSALEYLGSFDHYAGCD, from the exons atgGAGCGGTCTGGCCGGCGACCGTGGCTCTGGTTCTTCACCTGCTTGACGCTCGTCTCCTTGTTCCAATTGATGCAATGCGCTGCCGATG gcTCCTTCACTTCCAATCACACCGTCAACTTCATCGACTTCGTCAAATATTTGACAC atccGCCCGAGATTGTGGAGCGACCGAAAGACGTTGCCGTTCGTTCGGGAGGAATCGCCGCGTTTTACTGCCGGGCCCGAGGAGAACCGACGCCTCAACTCTCATGGCGCAAAAACGGACGCAAG GTTTCCCCGCAATCGCCGCGCTACCTGGTGATCCCGCAGCCGTCCATGTCGGTCCTGCGGATCGACTCGGCCAAGGCGGGCAAGGACGACGCCAAATACGAGTGCGTGGCCGAAAACGGAGTCGGAGACGCCGTCGTCGCATCCGCCACCTTATCCATCTACCCAG AAACGGATTTGCCCTCTGGATTTCCGCGCATCACGTCGTGGCCGGCTCAATTACCCGTCGTGGAAAAGGGGCGGACTCATCTCCTGGAATGCGGAGCTTCCGGCATTCCGGAACCGTCCATCTCTTGGATTCGTGACATGGTGCCCGTCAATCTTTCGAATCCGCGCTACCAGCAAATCGCTTCCGACTCGAAATCCAAAG GTTCGCTGCAAATCACCAACAGCGAAGAAGAGGATCAAGGCAAATACGAATGCGTGGCCGAGAACTCGCTGGGCATTGAAATATCGAACGTGTCGACGCTGCACGTCAGAG TGCGCCGTGTTCCGCCCTACTTTTCGATGCCGGTGCAATCGATCCACGAGGTCAAGCCCGGCTCGTCGCTCAACATCACTTGCGTGGCCGGCGGCTCGCCCATGCCGTACGTCAAGTGGCGCAAAGGCCTGGAGGACCTGGAGCCGGAGCATTCGCTGCCCATTGGCCGCAACATCCTCGTCTTGGAAGACATACAAGAGTCGGCCAATTACACTTGCGTCGCTTCCAGCAAGCTGGGCCAAGTGGAAAACACGACCTTTGTCCGCGTCGAAG AACTGCCGTACGCGCCGTCCAACGTCCGCATTTCCGAGATAACGGCCACTTCGGTGCACATCAGCTGGCACTACGACGGGCCGCCGAGCGAGGCCGTCGAGTTTGTGATCCAGTACAAGCCGAAATTGGCGGCGGCCTCTGAGCATTCGGAAGTGGTCGGCCTCAAGACCAACTACTACACAGTGCAGGGACTCAACCCGTTCACTGAATACGAGTTCTACGTCGTGGCTGTCAGCGCCATCGGCCGTGGTCTGGCCAGCACGGCCACCTTCGTCACCACGGGAGAAACAG AGCCCGGATCTGCCCCTAAAAACGTGCAAGTGAGACCGTTGAGCTCGACGACGATGGTGATCCAGTGGGAAGAGCCCGACACGCCCAACGGCCAAGTAATT GGCTACAAAGTGTTTTACACGATGAACCCGGGGATGCCGATCGCGTCGTGGGACTCGCAGGTGGTGGACCACAACCCGCTGACGACCATCAGCGACTTGACGCCGCACACGATTTACACGATCCGCGTGCAGGCGGAGACGAGCGTCGGCGGCGGACCGCTGTCGACGCCCGTCCAGGTCAAGACCCAGCACGGCGTGCCCAGCCAACCGACGGGACTGAGGGCCATCGACGTCTCGGCCACTTCGGTCTCGCTCGAATGGGCACGACCTCATCACACGGGCGAAAATGTCAACAGCTACGAACTTTACTGGAACGACACGTTCACCAAA GAGAAACATCATCGGCCTCTGCCCGTCAGTGAAACGTATGTCCTCAACGGCCTCCAACCCAACACGCTCTATTACATTTGGCTGGCGGCCAAATCGAAACGCGGCGAAGGGGCCACCACCCCGCCGATCCCCGTACGAACCGACCAATACG TGCCGACAGCGCCGCCTGAGAATGTGCGGGCCGAGCCGGAGGACAGCAGTTCGGTGCGGGTCATGTGGAGTCCGCCGCCGGTGGACAAGCAGAACGGCCACATTTCCCACTACAAGCTGTATTACGTGGAGGCCAGCCGGCCGGACAAGGAGGCCATTGAGATGATGCTCAAGAGTCCGTTGCAGGACGGGACGGAATTCAAACTGGAGGAGCTCAAGAAATGGACCCAGTACCGCATTTGGCTCCTGGCCGGCACCGTGGTCGGAGACGGCCCTCCGTCCGAGTCCATCACCGTTCGAACCCAAGAAGATG TTCCCGGCGATCCGCAGAAAGTGGCCGTCGTTTCGGTCAACTCGACGTCGATCCGAGTCGAGTGGAAACCGCCCGTCGAAAAGGAACAGTACGGCATCATCCGCGGATACCAAATTCACGTCCAGGAAGTCGACGCAAAG GATGCCGTTGTTGGCCAGCCGTTGCGATACGACGTCGGCGCCGTTGAGGAATACACGATCGGCGGTCTCCAGCCGGACACGTCCTACTCGATCCAGGTGGCCGCACTCACCCGTAAAGGCGACGGGGCTCGTTCAGCTCCCAAGAAAGCGACGACGCCCGGCGGCGTCCCCAACCGCCCGGCCGTCAACCTCAAAATCGTCAAGGAAGAGCCGACCGTCAGCGTCGAAGTGGCCTGGAGCCGGCCCACTCAGTCGTATGGCGAACTGAAAGGCTACCGGCTGCGTTACGGACCCAAGGACACGTCGGGCATGCCGGCCAGCGACAACAACATGATCGAGCTGGCCCTGGACGGAACGCAAGTCCAGCACCGACTCATTGAAGGCCTCGAGCGCGGATTGGAGTACGAATTCCGGGTAGCCGGACGCAATCACATCGGCTTCGGCCAGGAAGCCGTCCAGGTTCTGCCGACGCCGGAAGGGGCCCCGTCGGGTCCGCCAACCAACATCACGTACCGTTTCCAGACGCCCGACGTGGTGGTCATCCGCTGGGACGTCCCGGCCCTGGAGCACCGCAACGGCCGAGTGACGGGCTACCTGATTCAATTCTACAAGAAGGTGGACAACAGCGTCGTGACGGAGCGCAACGTGTCGGGCTCGATGGGCAAGGCCGTCTTCACTTCACTGGAGGAGAACATGGACTACGAATTTCGCATCTACGCCAGGACCAACAAAGGATCGGGTCCGTTCAGCGACCGCGTCCTCTTCCGGACGGAGCGGGACATTGTCCGGGCGCCCATGACGGTCCGCGCCATGGCCACTTCCTTCTCTTCTGTCGAGGTGTGGTGGGAGACGGTGCCCGGCCGGGGCAAGGTCATCGGCTACACGGTCTTCTACACAATGACGGCCGTCGACGACCTGGACGAGTGGCAGCAGAAATCGGTGCCGGTGACGGGCTCGTGCGAGCTGTCCAACCTGGAGCGCAATTCCCAGTACGCGGTGACGGTGGCGGCCCGGACCAAGTCGGGCTACGGCCGTCTGTCGGACAAGGTGACGGTGACGGTCAAGCCGGAAGACGTTCCGACGGAGCTGCGTGCCCACTCTGTCAGCACCCACTCGATGTCGCTGTCGTGGCAGCAGCCGATCCGGCTCAACCCCATCAGCTACAAGGTGACGTTCGACGCCGTCAAGGAGTTTGTCGACTCGCAGGGCATCACTCAGACGCAGGTCATCAGTCCGCAGACGTCGATCCTATCGCAGGACACGCTGACCTTTTCCGTCAACGAGCTCTCGCCCTTCACCACCTACAACGTCAACGTCAGCGCCGTGCCGCCCGACCGCTCCTACCGGCCGCCGGCCCGCATCACCGTCACCACTCAGATGGCGGCCCCGCTGCCCATGGTCAAGCCGGACTTTTACGGCGTCCTCAACGGCGAGGAGATCACGGTCATCCTGCCGCAGGCCTCGGAGGAGTACGGACCCATCAGCCACTACCTGCTGGTCGTCGTGCCGGAAGACAAGCGCAGCGAGCACAAGCAGCCGGACCAGTTTATGAACAGCGATTTGATCCAGGCCAACAGTCACGCCGGAggtggaggtggtggcggtggtggaggCGTCGGTGGGGGACAGCAGGGTCACGGCAATCTCAAGGCCGGCACGATGAAACCGTCGGAGGAGCGGGTGCAGCCCTACGTGGCGGCCAAGTTCCTGCGCCGCAACGTGCCCTACACTTTCCTGCTGGGCAACGGCGAGGAGTTTGAGGGCATGCTCAACCGCAAACTGGACAAGATGATGCGCTACCGGGTCTTCCTCCGGGCCGTCGTCGACACGCCCCACAAGCACCTCTACACGTCGAGTCCGTTCTCCGACTACCTGGCGCTGGACATGCGCGAAGCGCCCGCCGGCGAACTGCCGCAGCGGCCCAACCCCAACGTGGGCAACGTGGACTCGTCGTACGTGCCCGTCCCGTCCGAGACGGAGGAAGCCGGCCTCCTGTGGATCGCCCTGGCCACTTCGGCCGTCGTCTTCGTCATCCTGCTGGTCATCGTGGCCGTCGTCTGCTCGCGCAAGAAGCGCCGCTCTCCCAAATCGTCTGACCACTCGTCCGTCACCAAGCCGCTGATGGGCGGCGTCGGTCTGGCCGACGCCTCCCTGTCGGCCGGCGGGGCCGGAGCCGCCGGAGCCTCAACGGCCGTCAACGACCCGGTGGAACTGCGTCGGCTCAACTTCCAGACGCCGGGCATGGCCTCCCACCCGCCCATCATCATCCACGACATTTCGCTGCACATCGACGCGCTGAAGATGAACGACAATCTCAAGTTCTCGCAGGAGTACGAGTCGATCGAGACGGGCCAGCAGTTCACGTGGGAGCACTCGAACGCCGAGATCAACAAGCCCAAGAACCGCTACGCCAACGTCATCGCCTACGACCACTCGCGCATCATTTTGGAGCAGGTGCCGGGCGTGCCCGGCAGCGACTACATCAACGGCAACTTTTGCGACGGCTACCGCAAGAGGGACGCGTACATCGCGACCCAGGGGCCGCTGCCCGAGTCGTTCGCCGACTTTTGGCGCATGTGCTGGGAGCAGAAGACGTCGACCATCGTCATGATGACGCGGCTGGAGGAGCGGGCCCGCATCAAGTGCGACCAGTACTGGCCCAGCCGCGGCTCGGACACATACGGCGTCGTCAGCGTCATGATCACGGACGTCCAGGAGCTGGCCACCTACTGCGTCCGCACCTTCCAGCTCCACCGGCTGGGCACCAGCGAACACCGCGAGATCAAGCAGCTCCAGTTCACGGCCTGGCCGGATCACGGCGTGCCCGACCACCCGGCCCCTTTCCTCCAGTTCCTCAAGCGAGTCAGGGCCCTTAATTCGGCCGAGGCCGGCCCCATGATCGTCCACTGCAGCGCCGGCGTCGGCCGGACGGGCGCCTTCATCGTCATCGACTCGATGCTGGAGCGTCTGCGCTACGAGAACACGATCGACGTCTACGGCCACGTGACGGTCCTCCGTGCCCAGCGCAACTACATGGTCCAGACGGAGGACCAGTACATCTTCATCCACGACGCCCTGCTGGAGGCGGTCACGTGCGGCGACACGGAGATCCCGGCCCGCTCGCTCCACGCCCACCTGCAGAGTCTGATGCAGCCGTGCGTGCGCGGCGACTCTGGCACCCTGTCCAGCATGACGGGCATGCAGCAGGAGTTCAAGAAGCTGGCCGGCATCCGGACGCATCCGGGCCGCTTTGTCAGCGCCAGCCTGCCCGTCAACAAGCCCAAGAACCGGCTGGTCAACGTGTTGCCCTACGAGTCGACGCGGGTGATCCTGCAGCCGATGCGCGGAGTGGAGGGCAGCGACTACATCAACGCCAGCTTCGTCGACGGCTACCGCTACCGCAACGCCTACGTGGCCACCCAGGGGCCGCTGGCCGAGACGACCGAGGACTTTTGGCGCATGTTGTGGGAGCACAACTCGACCATCGTCGTCATGCTGACCAAACTGCAGGAGATGGGCCAGGAGAAGTGCCACCAGTACTGGCCGTCGGACCGATCCATCCGCTACCAGTACGTCGTGGTGGAGCCCGTCACCGAGTACAACATGCCGCAGTACATCCTGCGCGAGTTCAAGATGACGGACGCCAGGGACGGACAGTCGAGGACGGTGCGCCAGTTCCAGTTCACCGACTGGCCGGAGGAGGGCGTGCCCAAGTCGGGCGAGGGCTTCATCGAATTCCTGGGCCAGGTCCACAAGACCAAGGAGCAGTTTGGCCAGGAGGGACCCATCACGGTCCACTGCAGCGCCGGCGTCGGCCGCACCGGCGTCTTCATCACGCTCAGCATCGACTTGGAGCGGATGCAGTACGAAGGCGTCGTCGACGTCTTCCAGACGGTCCGCATCTTGCGCACCCAGAGGCCGGCCATGGTCCAGACGGAG GATCAGTACCAGTTCTGCTACCGGTCGGCGCTGGAATATCTGGGCTCGTTCGACCACTACGCCGGATGCGACTGA